Proteins from one Xenopus tropicalis strain Nigerian chromosome 1, UCB_Xtro_10.0, whole genome shotgun sequence genomic window:
- the mphosph9 gene encoding M-phase phosphoprotein 9 isoform X3, with protein MGTPDGNQSAQDSLDLPVEQSSEDPSNDWGAKNSVAVIYSSDEQHTSFGRDLCSSEPEDPESRKSCEARWWQLFQLVERQCQDQIVAQQEQFNNQIQIIRDEFKHFIQSQRNKSPTNSSTENALLAMEGNIKTKHLHDHMEHLEEHKMQAASTSPIQMTGDLDMQYKTFITQEQCMENTSVSSGYGTHSVSEPNTRSTSYSHNTLWDSREHGKHNSKECRAEPVIHQPCVHGSSNRCDLPVAEIPSKEVLFTMDHNLSNNTERRKNNDRSNNKSLTTWAQKFKQNYQKKLHPTDQASVHSAQASSQSDRDAVTQSENTDGSSYAFYLNNRSASANSLVSTGSGFTYWTLDEKEMYHPLPENLEIGLSKFLSTKESDETRIPSLTDMYQQKQREGIHHPDWKSLSPSEYIHPPEVLTLDPTLHRRPLQSSVDCRIPLSPDSILENSSFSHYKAATVSAATSASSLLGDSPNSNANSLVEAPEEWKSNLQQSRVTLDYKLHLTDTMSDERAVFIDDEINSLPPLSMATSPAEENKSTENLSMDHPLVLSSIRQSLREKHDRHLADLHDYYESEISSLKQQLLVRNISPSSEELNKINSLSERCSQLEAALTEASTRIRLLENKNHELEMQVVEWRDRHETANNTCKTLQEHTEELRARNKENENSISRLQSRLKEKEEAFEKSFRLSEEMDARNKKEQKKFKNLLSEYESLGKEHERVKDTLHFTENKLSVAHDEINELKRSVAKLEGQIKQVEHEHMVKLRQLAEGQIWQSSAKSDIVGVAGNVHSLDVTRRKCALPGAACSVFTGQPLDNKASEGESISEAEYVPKRYSSPPEKDVSYDTFPSKAKWKDYENQESPILKALRDLEEDKKMKSWGTQTTKDNIFPKSSRRQTVEFSGCWSPCGSPEIHKYRHERHNSPSGPRSSSVPPSLRKSTVVTPTKRELMIAPMSVKYSPKRSPRENFSPGFSQALSNEENNMTRFDVVWDNTVKNPSPRKKLEFMSLEDPEAIQMSSSNPESVSSSQPQLPILLPPYETEFTYKDRMKYVADTERLFDELTHEKQQIEAVLSRLPCSGGRLSLQIRVKKEKLEDRLEKINRDLGSIRITLKKFNVLPTSANM; from the exons GTGAG GCACGTTGGTGGCAGTTATTTCAGCTAGTGGAAAGGCAATGTCAAGATCAAATTGTTGCTCAACAAGAACAGTTTAATAACCAGATACAG ATCATTCGAGATGAATTTAAACACTTTATCCAGTCACAGAGGAATAAATCTCCTACCAATTCTTCCACAGAAAATGCACTTTTGGCAATGGAaggtaatataaaaacaaaacacttacATGATCACATGGAGCATCTGGAAGAACACAAGATGCAAGCAGCCTCTACCAGTCCCATACAAATGACTGGTGATCTTGATATGCAGTACAAAACATTTATTACGCAAGAACAGTGTATGGAGAATACATCTGTTAGTAGTGGCTATGGAACACATTCAGTCTCAGAACCAAATACTCGCTCAACCAGTTATAGCCATAATACTCTATGGGATAGCAGGGAGCATGGTAAACATAACTCAAAAGAATGCAGAGCAGAACCCGTCATACATCAGCCTTGCGTACATGGCTCTAGTAATAGATGTGACTTACCAGTAGCAGAGATACCATCAAAAGAAGTGCTGTTTACAATGGATCATAATTTATCTAACAATACAGAGAGAAGAAAGAATAATGACAGATCAAACAA TAAATCTTTAACAACCTGGGCTCAAAAGTTTAAGCAGAACTATCAAAAGAAGCTTCATCCAACTGATCAGGCGTCTGTCCACTCCGCTCAGGCAAGCTCTCAAAGTGACAGGGATGCAGTCACTCAG TCAGAAAACACTGATGGTTCATCATATGCATTTTACCTCAATAACCGCTCCGCCAGTGCCAACTCTTTGGTTTCTACTGGATCTG GATTTACCTACTGGACGCTGGATGAGAAGGAAATGTACCATCCATTGCCAGAAAACTTGGAAATTGGACTTTCAAAGTTTTTATCAACTAAAGAG TCTGATGAGACAAGAATTCCATCATTAACAGATATGTACCAGCAAAAACAAAGAGAAGGTATCCACCATCCTGATTGGAAATCGTTATCACCTTCTGAATATATTCATCCTCCAGAG GTGCTAACACTAGATCCAACGCTACACAGGAGACCACTCCAAAGTTCTGTAGATTGTAGAATCCCTTTATCTCCAGACTCAATTTTGGAAAATTCATCCTTCAGCCATTACAAAGCTGCAACTGTGTCTGCGGCAACCTCTGCCTCGTCTTTGTTGGGTGACTCTCCAAATAGCAATGCCAACAGCCTAGTAGAAGCACCTGAAGAATGGAAATCTAATTTACAACAAAGCCGAGTGACTCTGGATTACAAGCTGCATCTTACAGATACCATGTCTGATGAGAGAGCAGTCTTTATCGATGATGAAATAAACAGTTTACCTCCCTTATCAATGGCTACATCACCAGCTGAGGAAAATAAATCTACTGAAAACCTCTCTATGGACCATCCTCTTGTGCTATCCAG CATCAGGCAGAGTTTAAGGGAAAAGCATGATCGACATTTGGCAGATTTGCATGACTATTATGAGTCTGAAATCAGCAGTCTAAAGCAGCAGCTTCTTGTCCGTAATATATCACCATCTTCTGAAGAACTTAATAAAATTAACAGTCTTTCAGAAAG ATGTTCTCAATTAGAAGCAGCTCTCACAGAAGCCAGCACTCGAATCCGCTTACTTGAAAATAAAAACCATGAACTTGAGATGCAAGTG GTTGAGTGGAGAGACCGGCATGAAACAGCCAATAATACCTGTAAAACTTTACAAGAACACACAGAGGAACTGCGAGCTagaaacaaagaaaatgaaaactCTATCAGCAGATTACAGTCTAGgctgaaagaaaaagaagaagcctTCGAGAAATCATTCAGACTATCAGAAGAAATGGACGCTAGaaacaaaaaagaacaaaaaaagtttaaaaat CTTCTATCAGAATATGAATCTCTTGGAAAGGAACATGAACGCGTAAAA GACACACTACATTTCACAGAAAATAAATTATCTGTTGCACACGATGAAATTAATGAACTAAAAAG ATCAGTTGCGAAGCTGGAAGGTCAAATTAAACAAGTAGAGCATGAACACATGGTAAAACTTCGTCAATTAGCCGAAGGCCAGATATGGCAATCTAGTGCTAA GTCTGATATAGTTGGTGTAGCTGGAAATGTGCATTCTTTGGATGTGACTAGGCGGAAGTGTGCACTACCTGGAGCAGCATGTTCAGTCTTTACTGGCCAGCCTCTTGATAACAAAGCAAGTGAGGGGGAGAGCATATCTGAAGCAGAGTATGTGCCAAAGAG GTACAGTTCTCCCCCAGAAAAGGATGTTTCATATGACACTTTTCCATCTAAAGCCAAATGGAAAGACTATGAGAACCAGGAGAGTCCCATTCTAAAGGCTTTGAGAGATTTGGAAgaagataaaaaaatgaaaagctggGGCACCCAAACGACAAAAGATAACATTTTTCCTA AATCTAGCAGGAGGCAGACTGTTGAATTTTCAGGCTGTTGGAGCCCTTGTGGATCTCCTGAAATACATAAATATCGTCATGAAAGACATAACTCTCCTTCAGGTCCGAGGTCGTCTTCCGTACCACCATCTCTCAGGAAGTCCACTGTTGTTACTCCAA CAAAGCGGGAGCTGATGATTGCACCTATGTCAGTAAAGTACAGCCCAAAACGATCTCCAAGAGAAAACTTTTCTCCAGGTTTCAGCCAAGCACTAAGTAATGAAGAAAACAACATGACAAG GTTTGATGTCGTTTGGGACAATACTGTTAAAAACCCAAGTCCAAGGAAAAAACTTGAGTTCATGTCTCTGGAAGATCCGGAAG CAATACAAATGAGTAGCAGTAACCCTGAGAGCGTGAGCAGCAGCCAGCCACAGCTTCCTATATTATTACCGCCATATGAGACTGAATTCACATACAAAGATAGGATGAAGTATGTTGCAGATACTGAGAGGTTGTTTGATGAGCTAACGCATGAAAAGCAGCAG ATAGAAGCTGTCCTAAGCCGGCTACCCTGTTCCGGAGGGAGGCTCAGTCTACAAATAAGAGTTAAGAAA GAAAAGTTAGAGGACCGTCTTGAAAAGATTAACCGAGATCTAGGTTCAATCCGGATAACCCTGAAAAAATTTAATGTCTTGCCAACATCTGCAAATATGTAA